A window of Campylobacter lari subsp. lari contains these coding sequences:
- a CDS encoding metal-dependent hydrolase has protein sequence MIIKNAKIYGEQVLDLKIEDGKITQIANDLNDDEYIVDIKGKTLLPSFIDLNVSLLDNEFSIDKLYNLEKACLKGGVGTIVLKDSLEANTQGYALYFDKLKSLDVNILPTINVLDKTEKLKNIATLIDMGAKGLELSSTLGANYLRQCMQYANMKSTPVFLKCFDENFDDHGVMNDGQTSFELGLIGISNIAEISEVAKMKELVEFYKNKACFNSLAIARSFELLHDQYSEISIHHLIKDESACENFNTQAKILPPLRAKNELISLKKLLQDRKITFLSSLHTPSTKKDLAFDEADFGINAIAMYMSLCFTYLVKEGILTWRELCDFTSYNQAQFLGLNKGKIELGFDADLVVFEENLSFEGEGLYANDILQGKVEKSFIAGKSF, from the coding sequence ATGATTATCAAAAATGCAAAAATTTATGGTGAACAAGTACTTGATCTTAAAATAGAAGATGGAAAAATCACTCAAATTGCTAATGATTTAAATGATGATGAGTATATTGTTGATATAAAAGGTAAAACTTTACTTCCTTCGTTTATTGATTTAAATGTTAGTTTGCTTGATAATGAATTTAGTATAGATAAATTATATAATCTAGAAAAAGCATGCTTAAAAGGCGGAGTAGGGACTATTGTTTTAAAAGATAGTTTAGAAGCTAACACTCAAGGTTATGCGCTTTATTTTGATAAACTAAAATCTTTAGATGTTAATATTTTACCCACTATTAATGTATTAGATAAAACAGAAAAATTAAAAAATATTGCTACCTTAATTGATATGGGTGCAAAAGGCTTAGAGCTTTCAAGCACTTTAGGCGCAAATTATTTAAGACAGTGCATGCAATATGCCAATATGAAATCAACTCCTGTGTTTTTAAAGTGTTTTGATGAGAATTTTGATGATCATGGGGTGATGAATGATGGACAAACAAGCTTTGAATTAGGACTTATAGGAATTAGCAATATAGCTGAAATTAGTGAAGTAGCAAAAATGAAAGAATTAGTGGAGTTTTATAAAAACAAAGCTTGTTTTAACTCTTTAGCAATTGCAAGATCGTTTGAATTGTTACATGATCAATATAGTGAAATTTCAATCCATCATTTAATCAAAGATGAAAGCGCTTGTGAAAATTTTAATACTCAAGCAAAAATTTTACCTCCATTAAGAGCAAAAAATGAATTAATAAGTCTTAAAAAATTACTTCAAGATAGAAAAATTACTTTTTTAAGTTCTTTGCATACTCCTAGCACTAAAAAAGATTTGGCTTTTGATGAAGCAGATTTTGGAATTAATGCTATAGCTATGTATATGAGTTTATGCTTTACATATTTAGTAAAAGAAGGTATTTTAACTTGGAGAGAATTATGTGATTTTACAAGTTATAATCAAGCACAATTTTTAGGATTAAACAAAGGTAAAATAGAACTTGGTTTTGATGCTGATTTAGTTGTGTTTGAAGAAAATCTTTCTTTTGAAGGAGAAGGTTTATATGCAAATGATATCTTGCAGGGTAAGGTAGAAAAAAGCTTTATAGCAGGAAAAAGTTTTTAG
- a CDS encoding NAD(P)H-dependent glycerol-3-phosphate dehydrogenase gives MKIAIIGAGKWGSALYDALSVKNECVITSFHEKDLSYFVSTKEALGYEYLVFALYAQGIHEWLANNFKDLNQKILVASKGIDCKSLKFMDEVFSEFISSDRLCFLSGPSFASEVLEKKPCALVISGKNQALCNQFASFFPNYIKTYTSSDVKGAEICGAYKNVLAIASGVCDGLNLGNNARASLVSRGLVEMHRFGQFFNAKEETFLGLSGAGDLFLTASSNLSRNYRVGSSLASGKNIKDILIELGEVAEGVQTAYAIHALSKQFQIYTPIVNEVVLMLEGKNAWESLKDLMSSKEEIS, from the coding sequence ATGAAAATAGCAATTATTGGTGCGGGAAAATGGGGAAGTGCTTTATATGATGCATTGAGTGTTAAAAATGAATGTGTGATAACTTCTTTTCATGAAAAAGATCTTTCTTATTTTGTTAGCACCAAAGAAGCTTTAGGGTATGAATATTTAGTTTTTGCTTTATATGCTCAAGGAATACATGAGTGGCTTGCAAATAATTTTAAAGATTTAAATCAAAAAATTCTTGTAGCTTCTAAGGGTATTGACTGTAAAAGTTTAAAATTTATGGATGAGGTTTTTAGCGAGTTTATAAGCAGCGATAGACTTTGTTTTTTAAGTGGACCTTCTTTTGCAAGCGAAGTGCTAGAAAAAAAACCTTGCGCTTTGGTTATTAGTGGTAAAAATCAAGCACTTTGTAATCAATTTGCAAGTTTTTTTCCAAACTATATTAAAACCTATACAAGTTCTGATGTTAAAGGTGCTGAAATTTGTGGTGCATATAAGAATGTTTTAGCGATTGCAAGCGGAGTTTGCGATGGCTTAAATTTAGGCAATAATGCAAGAGCTTCTTTAGTCTCAAGAGGTTTAGTGGAAATGCACCGCTTTGGACAATTTTTTAATGCTAAAGAAGAAACATTTTTAGGGCTTAGTGGGGCTGGAGATTTATTTTTAACAGCTTCTAGTAATCTATCAAGAAATTATAGGGTAGGTTCGAGCTTGGCTAGTGGTAAAAATATAAAAGATATTTTAATAGAACTTGGAGAGGTAGCCGAAGGAGTGCAAACTGCTTATGCTATACATGCCTTATCAAAACAATTTCAAATTTATACTCCGATTGTCAATGAGGTAGTTTTAATGTTAGAGGGTAAAAATGCTTGGGAATCTTTGAAAGATTTGATGTCATCAAAGGAGGAAATATCATGA
- the gatB gene encoding Asp-tRNA(Asn)/Glu-tRNA(Gln) amidotransferase subunit GatB: protein MFEVVIGLEVHAQLNTKTKIFCSCATSFGEKSNTNVCPTCLALPGALPVLNQEAVKKAIAFGKAVNATINKKSIFNRKNYFYPDLPKAYQISQFDIPIVENGELFININGENKRIGITRAHLEEDAGKNIHESNFSKVDLNRAGTPLLEIVSEPELRSSDEAVAYLKKLHSIIRFLDISDANMQEGSFRCDANVSIRPKGDDKLYTRVEIKNLNSFRFIQKAIEYEVKRQSEAWEDGKYDQEVVQETRLFDTVNLVTRSMRGKEDSAEYRYFPDPDLLPVMLDDEMLSQDIPELPDEKKARFVSELGIKESDSEVIVSSLELCRYFEYLIDQKLNPKLCVTWLTTELMGLLKGELTIENSPIKQEKLAILIKRIEEGVISAKAAKDILAYVFENTQVQIDDAIEKLGLKQVSDDGAIEKIIDEILANNQDKVNEYKNGKDKLFGFFVGQTMKEGKGAFNPTKVNEILKAKLG from the coding sequence ATGTTTGAAGTTGTTATAGGACTTGAAGTTCATGCACAATTAAATACAAAAACAAAAATCTTTTGCTCATGTGCAACTTCTTTTGGAGAAAAATCAAATACTAATGTATGTCCAACATGTTTAGCTTTGCCAGGTGCTTTGCCTGTATTAAACCAAGAAGCAGTGAAAAAAGCTATAGCATTTGGAAAAGCAGTTAATGCAACTATAAATAAAAAAAGTATTTTTAATAGAAAAAATTATTTTTATCCTGATTTGCCAAAAGCTTATCAAATTTCGCAATTTGATATTCCCATAGTAGAAAATGGAGAATTGTTTATTAATATAAATGGAGAAAATAAACGTATAGGTATTACTAGAGCTCACTTAGAAGAAGATGCAGGGAAAAATATACACGAGAGTAATTTTTCAAAAGTAGATTTAAATAGAGCAGGCACACCTTTGCTTGAAATCGTTAGCGAGCCTGAACTTAGAAGTTCTGATGAAGCAGTGGCTTATTTAAAAAAGCTTCATTCTATTATAAGATTTTTAGATATTTCAGATGCAAATATGCAAGAAGGTAGTTTTAGATGCGATGCTAATGTAAGTATTCGCCCAAAGGGTGATGATAAGCTTTATACCAGAGTAGAGATTAAAAACTTAAATTCATTCCGTTTTATCCAAAAGGCGATTGAGTATGAAGTAAAACGCCAAAGTGAAGCTTGGGAAGATGGAAAATACGATCAAGAAGTTGTGCAAGAAACAAGATTATTTGATACGGTTAATTTGGTTACTAGAAGTATGAGAGGCAAGGAAGATTCTGCCGAATATAGATATTTTCCTGATCCTGATCTTTTACCTGTAATGTTAGATGATGAAATGCTAAGTCAAGATATACCTGAACTTCCTGATGAGAAAAAAGCTAGATTTGTTAGTGAGTTAGGTATTAAAGAAAGTGATAGTGAAGTGATTGTTTCTTCATTAGAGCTTTGTAGATATTTTGAGTATTTAATTGATCAAAAATTAAACCCAAAACTTTGTGTTACTTGGCTTACAACTGAGTTAATGGGACTTTTAAAAGGTGAGTTAACTATAGAAAACTCACCTATAAAACAAGAAAAACTAGCTATTTTAATCAAACGCATAGAAGAAGGTGTTATTAGTGCTAAAGCAGCTAAGGATATTTTAGCTTATGTGTTTGAAAATACCCAAGTTCAAATCGATGATGCTATTGAAAAACTTGGTTTAAAACAGGTCAGTGATGATGGTGCTATTGAAAAGATTATTGATGAAATTTTAGCGAACAATCAAGATAAAGTGAATGAATACAAAAACGGAAAAGATAAATTATTTGGATTTTTTGTAGGACAGACGATGAAAGAGGGCAAAGGGGCATTTAACCCAACAAAAGTTAATGAAATTTTAAAAGCAAAACTTGGTTAA
- a CDS encoding F0F1 ATP synthase subunit A yields MKDLFLFSSFIDSSHTFAYFFHLGIVVVISLILAKLATRSMQIVPRGSQNLAEAYMEGILSMGKDTMGSEEAARKYLPLVATIGFIVFFSNIIGIIPGFEAPSASLNFSATLAIIVFVYYHFEGIKTQGFFKYFAHFMGPVKILAPLMFPIEVVSHFSRVISLSFRLFGNIKGDDLFLAVILALVPWVAPLPAYILLTFMAFLQSFIFMILTYVYLAGATVVDEQH; encoded by the coding sequence ATGAAGGATTTATTTTTATTTAGTTCTTTTATAGATTCTAGTCACACTTTTGCTTACTTTTTTCATTTGGGTATAGTGGTTGTAATTTCTTTAATTTTAGCAAAACTTGCTACAAGATCCATGCAAATTGTTCCAAGAGGTAGTCAGAATTTAGCTGAAGCTTATATGGAAGGCATTTTAAGCATGGGTAAAGATACCATGGGAAGCGAAGAAGCAGCAAGAAAATATTTGCCTTTAGTAGCAACTATAGGTTTTATAGTGTTTTTTAGTAATATCATAGGAATCATCCCAGGTTTTGAAGCTCCAAGTGCTAGTTTAAATTTTAGTGCAACTTTAGCAATTATAGTATTTGTATACTATCATTTTGAAGGCATTAAAACTCAAGGATTTTTTAAATATTTTGCGCATTTTATGGGACCTGTGAAAATTCTAGCACCTTTAATGTTTCCTATAGAAGTGGTTTCTCATTTTTCAAGAGTTATTTCTTTATCTTTCCGTTTATTTGGCAATATCAAGGGAGATGATTTATTCTTAGCAGTTATTTTAGCTCTTGTGCCTTGGGTTGCACCACTACCTGCTTATATACTTTTAACTTTTATGGCATTTTTACAATCATTTATTTTTATGATTTTAACTTATGTTTATTTAGCAGGTGCAACTGTAGTTGATGAACAACATTAA